In Cervus elaphus chromosome 5, mCerEla1.1, whole genome shotgun sequence, the following proteins share a genomic window:
- the MPO gene encoding myeloperoxidase, producing MKLLLGPVGLLAVLIMLQPSEGAPPAGPGEVETSVVLTCMEEAKRIVDKAYKERRESIKQRLHSGSASPMELLSYFKQPVAATRTAVRAADYLHVALGLLERKLRALWPGRFNVTDVLTPAQLNLLSKTSGCAHQDLGVTCPEKDKYRTITGQCNNRRSPTLGASNRAFVRWLPAEYEDGFSLPFGWTPGVKRNGFPVPLARAVSNEIVRFPTEKLTPDQERSLMFMQWGQLLDHDLDFTPEPAARASFLTGINCEISCLQQPPCFPLKIPPNDPRIKNQQDCIPFFRSSPACTQSNITIRNQINALTSFVDASMVYGSEDPLARRLRNLTNQLGLLAVNTRFQDNGRALLPFDTLHHDPCLLTNRSANIPCFLGGDSRASEMPELTSMHTLFVREHNRLATKLRRLNPHWNGERLYQEARKIVGAMVQIITYRDYLPLVLGREAMRKYLPPYRGYNDSVDPRISNVFTNAFRYGHTLIQPFMFRLNSRYQPMQPNPRVPLSRVFFASWRVVFEGGIDPILRGLMATPAKLNRQNQIAVDEIRERLFEQVMRIGLDLPALNMQRSRDHGLPGYNAWRRFCGLPVPNTVGELGTVLRNLNLARRLMALYQTPNNIDIWIGGVAEPLNKKGRVGPLLACLIGTQFRKLRDGDRFWWQNNGVFSKRQQQALSRISLPRIICDNTGITVVSKNNIFMSNRFPRDFVRCSRLPALDLAPWREKN from the exons CTGGCCCGGGGGAAGTGGAGACCTCGGTGGTGCTGACCTGCATGGAGGAGGCCAAGCGGATAGTGGACAAAGCCTATAAGGAGCGGCGGGAAAG CATCAAGCAGCGGCTTCACAGCGGCTCGGCCAGCCCCATGGAACTCCTGTCCTACTTCAAGCAGCCGGTGGCAGCCACCAGGACTGCTGTGAGGGCAGCTGACTACCTGCACGTGGCCCTCGGCCTGCTGGAGAGGAAGCTGAGGGCCCTGTGGCCAGGCCGCTTCAACGTCACAG ACGTGCTGACCCCGGCCCAGCTGAACCTGCTGTCCAAGACTAGCGGCTGTGCCCACCAGGACCTGGGGGTGACCTGCCCGGAGAAGGACAAGTACCGAACCATCACCGGGCAATGCAACAACAG GCGCAGCCCCACGCTGGGGGCTTCCAACCGCGCCTTTGTACGCTGGCTGCCGGCGGAGTACGAGGACGGCTTCTCACTGCCCTTCGGCTGGACGCCCGGGGTCAAGCGCAACGGCTTCCCAGTGCCCCTG GCTCGCGCCGTGTCCAACGAGATCGTGCGCTTCCCCACGGAGAAGCTGACTCCGGACCAGGAGCGCTCACTCATGTTCATGCAGTGGGGCCAGCTGCTTGACCATGACCTTGACTTCACCCCTGAACCAGCTGCCCGCGCCTCCTTCCTCACCGGCATCAACTGCGAGATCAGCTGCCTGCAGCAGCCGCCGTGCTTCCCGCTCAAG ATCCCACCCAATGACCCCCGCATCAAGAACCAGCAGGACTGCATCCCTTTCTTCCGCTCCAGCCCGGCCTGCACCCAGAGCAACATCACCATCCGCAACCAGATCAACGCGCTCACGTCCTTCGTGGACGCCAGCATGGTCTACGGCAGCGAGGACCCCTTGGCCAGGAGGCTGCGCAACCTGACCAACCAGCTGGGGTTGCTGGCCGTCAACACTCGCTTCCAGGACAACGGCCGGGCCCTGCTGCCCTTCGACACCCTGCACCATGACCCCTGCCTCCTCACTAATCGCTCAGCGAACATCCCCTGCTTCCTGGGAG GGGACTCCCGTGCGAGTGAGATGCCTGAGCTCACCTCCATGCACACGCTCTTTGTGCGGGAGCACAACCGGCTGGCCACAAAGCTCAGGCGCTTGAACCCCCACTGGAACGGAGAGAGGCTCTATCAGGAAGCCCGAAAGATCGTGGGAGCCATGGTCCAG ATCATCACTTACAGGGATTACCTGCCCCTGGTGCTGGGGCGGGAGGCCATGCGGAAGTACCTGCCCCCGTACCGCGGCTACAACGACTCGGTGGACCCGCGCATTTCCAACGTCTTCACCAATGCCTTCCGCTACGGCCACACCCTCATCCAACCCTTCATGTTCCGCCTGAACAGCCGATACCAACCCATGCAGCCCAACCCCCGCGTACCGCTCAGCAGGGTCTTTTTTGCCAGCTGGAGGGTTGTGTTCGAAG GTGGCATCGACCCCATCCTGCGCGGCCTCATGGCCACCCCTGCGAAGCTGAACCGCCAGAACCAAATCGCGGTGGATGAGATCCGGGAGCGGCTGTTTGAGCAGGTCATGAGGATTGGGCTGGACCTGCCCGCGCTCAACATGCAGCGCAGCCGCGACCACGGCCTCCCTG GGTACAATGCCTGGAGGCGCTTCTGTGGGCTCCCAGTGCCCAACACGGTGGGTGAGCTGGGCACAGTCCTGAGGAACCTGAACCTGGCGAGGAGGCTGATGGCCCTGTACCAGACGCCCAACAACATTGATATCTGGATAGGCGGCGTGGCTGAGCCATTGAACAAAAAAGGCCGTGTGGGCCCACTGCTCGCCTGCCTCATTGGGACCCAGTTCAGGAAGCTCCGCGACGGTGACCG GTTCTGGTGGCAGAACAACGGCGTGTTCAGCAAGCGGCAGCAGCAGGCCCTGTCCAGGATCTCCTTGCCCCGCATCATCTGTGACAACACAGGCATCACCGTCGTGTCCAAGAACAACATCTTCATGTCCAACAGATTCCCTCGGGACTTTGTCCGCTGCAGTAGGCTCCCGGCATTGGACTTGGCTCCCTGGAGGGAAAAGAACTAG